A genome region from Proteus vulgaris includes the following:
- the rpmA gene encoding 50S ribosomal protein L27: MAHKKAGGSTRNGRDSEAKRLGVKRFGGEAVLAGSIIVRQRGTKFHAGTNVGCGRDHTLFALADGKIKFEVKGPNNRKFISIEAE, translated from the coding sequence ATGGCACATAAAAAGGCTGGCGGCTCGACTCGTAACGGTCGTGATTCCGAAGCAAAACGTCTGGGTGTTAAACGTTTCGGTGGTGAAGCTGTATTAGCAGGTAGCATCATCGTTCGTCAACGTGGTACTAAGTTCCATGCAGGTACTAACGTTGGTTGTGGTCGTGACCATACCCTGTTTGCATTAGCTGACGGAAAAATTAAGTTCGAAGTTAAAGGTCCAAACAACCGTAA